GCCACGGATTGGCCGGACCTGGTGACCTTGTAGCCATTACAGAGCTGCCGCGTCTGCCCGGCCCGCCCGCAAGCGGGCCGGGCAGTTCCTTTTCCGCATGCTCAGGTGCCCTGAACCCGCATCACCCCGTCCACCAGTTCCTCCCAGCCCTTCCTCAAGCGCGGCAGGCTCATGCCTTCGGCTCCGTGCAGGTGGAGGAGCAGGCCGGCATCCAGGAAGGCCGTCAGCTGGTAGGCGGCGAGTTCCGGATCGGGGACGGAACCGGGCTGGCGGAGCAGCCCGGCCAGGTGTTGGCGGGTAAGGATGTGCGACGGGTGCTGGTAGCGGCTCCGGGGGTCGACGTCGGCCGCCCGGGCCAGTTCGCCGTTTACCTCCAGCGATGCGAGCCGGGCCATGCCGAAGGCCTGCAGCCGGTCCCTAGGCGGGGCTCCCGGTCCCAGCGGGGGCGGCCCGGAAAGGTAGGCCTTCCGGAAATCCTGCTCCGCGTGGTCCAGGAGCTCCTGCATCAGCCCGGCGCGCGATCCGAAGCGGCGGAAAACTGTTCCCTTGCCCACCCGGGCACGGCCGGCAAGGGCATCCATCGTCAGGGCATCGGCACCACCGGCGGCCACGAGTTCCATGGCGGCTTCCATCAGGCGGCGGTGGTTCCGGGCGGCGTCGTCCCGCAGGCCCGTCTGTGATGGTCCTCTCCCGGTCATGCCGGAAAGTCTAGCCCCGCGGGGAATAAAATCGGACTGTAGTCCGCTTAAGCCACTAAGAAGAATCCGTGCTCGTGCCCTTCAAGCGGCACGACCAAGACAGGAGTTCCAATTTTGAGCACCACCATCCTGACCCTCGTCGGCAGCCTCCGCGCCGGTTCCATTAACCGCCAGCTCGCCGAAGCCGCCGCAGCTGGAGCTCCGGAGGGCGTCGAGGTGAAGGTCTTTGACGGGTTGGGCGACATTCCGTTCTACAACGAGGACATTGATGTGGAAGGGCAGGTCCCCGAGGCCGCCCAGACACTGCGCGACGCGGCCGCTGCCTCAGACGGCCTGCTGCTGATCAGCCCCGAATACAACGGCACCATGCCGGCCGTCCTCAAGAACGCCATCGACTGGCTGTCCCGCCCCTTCGGCGCCGGTGCCATTTCCGGGATGCCGACCGCCGTGATCGGTTCCGCCTTCGGCCAGTACGGCGGCGTCTGGGCGCAGGACGATGCGCGTAAGTCGGTCGGCATTGCCGGTGCCCGCGTGGTTGAGGAAGTCCGCTTGGCCATCGGCGGTTCCGTCACGCGCTACGCCGGTATCCACCCGCAGGAGGATCCCGATACCGTTGCCCAGCTCGGCGAAGCAGTCCGCGTCCTTGCGGAAGCCTCGGTCTCCGTAGCCTAGGCAACCGCCGGCAGGAGTGCCGGCATCAGTGCCGGCAGAAAAGAGGGGCGGACCGTTACCGGTCCGTCCCTCTTCTGCGTTTCGTGGCTTTGCGTTTCGTGGCTTTACGTCTCTCGTCTTCGCGTTCCCGCCTTTGCGTTCCCCGCTAGTACCAAACCTCGTCCGCCCAGGCTGCGTCCCGCAGGTACTCGCGGGCGGGTCCTACGTTCCAAGCTTCGCCGTAGGGTGCCAGGACGCCGCTGGTTTTCAGGTCGGCCAGGACGTCTTCCGAACAGCCCAGGACCGAGCCGAGTTCCAACGCGTCGGTTACGACTACTTCTTCGTGATCGGCCACCGGATGGGCCCCCTTCCCATTAGTGCGCCGTCAGCGCTTATCGAGCAGAACCGATTCCCGTTCCGGACTCCAGGTCCGTGCATACAGTCCCATGGCCGCTTCCTCGCGAAGGCTCAGACCCAGGCGGTTCAAAAGCATATGCGCCTGATAGACCGTCAAATGCTGGGCGCTTCGGCTGAGCCGCGCCTTGTCGGCCCGGTACAGATAGGTATCGATTCCGCGGAACCAACGGCGCCGCCAGTTTTCCACGGCAGATTCTGCTGCGGTCGCCGCCATTAGCCGGTGGGTGGGCATCACCTTGGCGCCCACCTGGACTGTCATGGCCTGCCGCACCCCGGCCGCCCGCGGCCCGAACCCTGCCGTGCAGCTGCGCAGGTGGCTGTCCCAGTAGTAGTCCCAGGAGAGTCGGCGGCGGTCCGGCCAGGCCGAGGCGCGCGGTCCCTTCATCATGCTCCTGGCCGCATCGAACAGCAGGAGCGAGCCAAGCGCCCAGCGGTTCTGGACCTTGGGGAAACGTGCAGTGGCCCAAGTGGCCAAATCGGAGGAGAGTTCAAAAACCTCTTCAGCGAGGGAAAGTCCTTCCACCCCGCCGTACTTGGCGAGATCCGCCTCGACCCGGGGGTCCTGGGGTTCCGCGCCACCGGGGCTGAGCCGGTCCGTGGCGGGTTCGGTGATCTGTTGGCTGGTCTCAAGGTGCCCGATGACACCGCTCGACTGGTCCTGCAGGGCCACCAACAGTGACTGCAGCCGGTCCAGG
This window of the Arthrobacter sp. zg-Y919 genome carries:
- a CDS encoding lantibiotic dehydratase C-terminal domain-containing protein, translating into MSQLAAVRPASRTQPGTHWWSLSIHTGGFDVADGIVGELVTPLAAQAQVLGAQRWYYTRCSDPAHAHVKLRVLATTNTLDRLQSLLVALQDQSSGVIGHLETSQQITEPATDRLSPGGAEPQDPRVEADLAKYGGVEGLSLAEEVFELSSDLATWATARFPKVQNRWALGSLLLFDAARSMMKGPRASAWPDRRRLSWDYYWDSHLRSCTAGFGPRAAGVRQAMTVQVGAKVMPTHRLMAATAAESAVENWRRRWFRGIDTYLYRADKARLSRSAQHLTVYQAHMLLNRLGLSLREEAAMGLYARTWSPERESVLLDKR
- a CDS encoding NADPH-dependent FMN reductase, which encodes MLSTTILTLVGSLRAGSINRQLAEAAAAGAPEGVEVKVFDGLGDIPFYNEDIDVEGQVPEAAQTLRDAAAASDGLLLISPEYNGTMPAVLKNAIDWLSRPFGAGAISGMPTAVIGSAFGQYGGVWAQDDARKSVGIAGARVVEEVRLAIGGSVTRYAGIHPQEDPDTVAQLGEAVRVLAEASVSVA
- a CDS encoding TetR/AcrR family transcriptional regulator gives rise to the protein MTGRGPSQTGLRDDAARNHRRLMEAAMELVAAGGADALTMDALAGRARVGKGTVFRRFGSRAGLMQELLDHAEQDFRKAYLSGPPPLGPGAPPRDRLQAFGMARLASLEVNGELARAADVDPRSRYQHPSHILTRQHLAGLLRQPGSVPDPELAAYQLTAFLDAGLLLHLHGAEGMSLPRLRKGWEELVDGVMRVQGT